The following are encoded in a window of Arthrobacter antioxidans genomic DNA:
- a CDS encoding ScbR family autoregulator-binding transcription factor, with protein sequence MRQATLPPARQQARARSTRSAIILAAAGVFEEHGYGNTSLAAVASAAEVTKGALYFHFASKDALAVAVIEEQHAIASADGARVQALGRPALETMVLICRGFTLQLIEHSVMRAGIRLTFEASAFGHDVRRPYVDWAARFGELARMAQQDGDLRPDLDSDAFAQVVVGSYTGVQMVSNVLTGRADVIERLADLWQMLLPGVVGPDRQERVPHLVALFRDGPSE encoded by the coding sequence ATGAGGCAAGCGACACTCCCCCCGGCCCGGCAACAGGCGCGCGCCCGGTCCACCCGCTCGGCGATCATCCTCGCCGCGGCCGGCGTCTTCGAGGAGCACGGGTACGGCAACACCTCGCTGGCCGCCGTCGCCTCCGCGGCCGAGGTCACCAAGGGCGCGCTGTACTTCCATTTCGCGTCGAAGGACGCCCTCGCGGTGGCGGTGATCGAGGAGCAGCACGCGATCGCCTCGGCGGACGGAGCGCGCGTCCAGGCCCTGGGGCGACCGGCGCTGGAGACGATGGTGCTGATCTGCCGCGGCTTCACCCTGCAGCTGATCGAGCACTCCGTCATGCGCGCCGGGATCCGCCTGACCTTCGAGGCGTCGGCCTTCGGGCACGACGTCCGCCGGCCCTACGTCGACTGGGCAGCGCGCTTCGGCGAGCTGGCCCGGATGGCCCAGCAGGACGGCGACCTGCGGCCGGACCTGGACTCCGACGCCTTCGCGCAGGTGGTCGTCGGGTCCTACACCGGCGTGCAGATGGTGTCCAACGTGCTCACGGGCCGGGCGGACGTGATCGAGCGGCTCGCCGACCTGTGGCAGATGCTCCTGCCGGGCGTCGTCGGTCCGGACCGGCAGGAGCGCGTCCCGCACCTCGTGGCCCTGTTCCGGGACGGCCCCTCGGAATAA
- a CDS encoding AI-2E family transporter, whose product MTRENPENDSARSDTATPTDTPADTGPSAADGARGAEPHGSTVARRFRPRALADGLRVSAVWTARALIVLAGLVVLWYVTGALWSIVLPTLFALLLASVLWPVNRFLRKGLPKVLAALLTLLGFLGVVVGIGAATIPAIASGVTELSGLARDNVADLVDFVGGPPLNFDAASLDEVVDTALTQLQANVGNVVTGITAGLSELTSLTVVVLLALVFTFFCLKDGDRFMPWASRWTNSAAFGHASTIASGTWKTLSSYIFAQATVALVDALFIGLGLVLLDIPLAIPLAVLVFFSAFIPVVGAIVSGLVATLVAFLAYGWVSALVVLGLVILVQQLESNFIQPLLVGRTLEIHPAVVLASVTVGGTLFGLIGAFLAVPTTAVAIVVLRYLRDLSTENRPERGAGADGPPQQSQGTGVTTTEAGPLAHSPEQSGA is encoded by the coding sequence GTGACACGCGAGAATCCCGAGAACGACAGCGCCCGGAGCGACACCGCCACCCCCACCGACACCCCCGCCGACACCGGACCGTCCGCCGCCGACGGCGCCCGGGGTGCCGAACCGCACGGATCCACGGTGGCCCGCCGTTTCCGCCCCCGTGCGCTCGCTGACGGACTGCGCGTCAGCGCGGTCTGGACCGCCCGGGCGCTGATCGTCCTCGCAGGCCTCGTGGTCCTCTGGTACGTCACCGGGGCGCTGTGGTCGATCGTGCTGCCCACCCTCTTCGCGCTGCTCCTCGCCTCGGTCCTCTGGCCCGTCAACCGGTTCCTGCGCAAGGGCCTGCCGAAGGTCCTGGCGGCCCTCCTGACGCTGCTCGGTTTCCTCGGGGTCGTCGTCGGCATCGGGGCGGCGACCATCCCCGCGATCGCGAGCGGCGTCACCGAACTCTCCGGCCTGGCCCGCGACAACGTCGCCGACCTCGTGGACTTCGTCGGCGGGCCGCCGCTGAACTTCGACGCGGCCAGCCTCGACGAGGTCGTCGACACCGCCCTGACCCAGCTCCAGGCGAACGTCGGGAACGTGGTCACCGGGATCACGGCGGGCCTGAGCGAGCTGACGTCCCTGACCGTCGTCGTGCTGCTGGCGCTCGTCTTCACGTTCTTCTGCCTGAAGGACGGCGACCGCTTCATGCCGTGGGCGTCCCGCTGGACGAACTCGGCCGCCTTCGGCCACGCCTCCACGATCGCCAGCGGGACCTGGAAGACGCTGTCCTCCTACATCTTCGCCCAGGCCACCGTGGCACTCGTCGATGCCCTCTTCATCGGGCTCGGCCTCGTGCTGCTGGACATCCCGCTCGCCATCCCGCTGGCCGTCCTCGTGTTCTTCTCCGCCTTCATCCCCGTGGTCGGGGCGATCGTGTCCGGGCTCGTGGCGACCCTCGTCGCCTTCCTCGCGTACGGCTGGGTGAGCGCCCTCGTGGTGCTGGGACTGGTGATCCTGGTCCAGCAGCTCGAGAGCAACTTCATCCAGCCGCTGCTGGTGGGCCGTACGCTCGAGATCCACCCCGCCGTCGTCCTCGCCTCCGTGACCGTGGGCGGCACCCTGTTCGGGCTGATCGGTGCGTTCCTCGCGGTCCCGACGACGGCGGTCGCGATCGTGGTGCTCCGCTACCTCCGCGACCTGTCCACCGAGAACCGGCCGGAGCGGGGAGCCGGGGCCGACGGCCCGCCGCAGCAGTCGCAGGGCACCGGGGTGACGACGACGGAAGCAGGACCCCTCGCGCACAGCCCCGAGCAGTCCGGTGCGTAG
- a CDS encoding D-2-hydroxyacid dehydrogenase, which produces MRSRPVVAVLEGARPVRGLERVAELAEVRVAQAADLDRALDGAEVLYLWDYFSGALPAAWHAAGSLRWLHVAAAGVDKLLFPGLVASDVVVTNAHGIFDQPMAEYVLGAMLHSAKGFGPLRDQQRAGQWTWREGRNIAGTRALVVGTGSIGRHTARLLRAVGVRVEGVGRTAVAHDDDFGRIHASADLAGVVGDVDWLVLVAPLTPATENLVGAEVIGALPASAVVINAGRGRLVDEEALVRSLVGGAIAGAVLDTFAVEPLPPEHPLWSLPTVLVTPHMASNADSWLDDLAAQFERNFLLWLEDRPLPGVVDKALGYVPSRG; this is translated from the coding sequence GTGCGTAGCCGCCCCGTGGTGGCCGTGCTCGAGGGGGCGCGGCCCGTGCGGGGGCTCGAGCGTGTCGCCGAGCTCGCCGAGGTGAGGGTGGCGCAGGCCGCCGACCTCGACCGCGCGCTCGACGGCGCCGAGGTGCTCTACCTGTGGGACTACTTCTCCGGGGCTCTGCCTGCCGCCTGGCATGCCGCCGGATCGCTGCGCTGGCTGCACGTCGCCGCGGCCGGCGTGGACAAGCTCCTGTTCCCCGGCCTCGTGGCCTCCGACGTCGTCGTCACGAACGCGCACGGCATCTTCGACCAGCCGATGGCGGAGTACGTGCTCGGCGCCATGTTGCACTCCGCGAAGGGCTTCGGCCCCCTGCGCGACCAGCAGCGGGCGGGGCAGTGGACGTGGCGTGAGGGCCGGAACATCGCCGGGACCCGGGCGCTCGTCGTGGGCACGGGCAGCATCGGCCGGCACACGGCGCGGCTCCTCCGGGCGGTCGGGGTGCGGGTCGAGGGGGTGGGCCGCACCGCCGTCGCGCACGACGACGACTTCGGCCGCATCCACGCCTCCGCCGACCTGGCGGGTGTGGTGGGTGACGTCGACTGGCTGGTCCTCGTGGCGCCCCTGACCCCGGCCACCGAGAACCTCGTGGGTGCGGAGGTCATCGGGGCGCTTCCGGCCTCGGCGGTGGTGATCAACGCGGGCCGGGGTCGGCTCGTGGACGAGGAGGCCCTCGTCCGCTCCCTCGTGGGCGGGGCGATCGCGGGCGCCGTGCTGGACACGTTCGCCGTCGAGCCGCTCCCGCCGGAGCATCCGCTGTGGTCCCTGCCCACGGTCCTCGTCACCCCGCACATGGCGAGCAACGCCGATTCCTGGCTGGACGACCTCGCCGCGCAGTTCGAGCGGAACTTCCTGCTGTGGCTGGAGGACCGGCCCCTGCCCGGCGTCGTCGACAAGGCCCTCGGCTACGTGCCCTCGAGGGGGTAG
- a CDS encoding VOC family protein, producing MTRREVFPIINCSDLASTCAFYERVFAAGQIYRFPEEGEPVYVTLRIGDGQLALGVGTSPALYGATPLPATGHAVDVCLYVEDLAAVVDAAREAEAQVPLRPSPMPWGETVAYVRDPEGTMLLVIQAPA from the coding sequence ATGACACGGCGCGAGGTGTTCCCGATCATCAACTGCAGCGACCTGGCGTCCACGTGCGCGTTCTACGAACGCGTGTTCGCGGCCGGCCAGATCTACCGGTTCCCCGAGGAGGGTGAGCCGGTCTACGTCACGCTGCGCATCGGGGACGGGCAGCTCGCGCTCGGGGTCGGCACGTCGCCGGCCCTGTACGGCGCCACGCCCCTGCCGGCCACCGGCCACGCGGTCGACGTCTGCCTCTATGTGGAGGACCTCGCGGCCGTCGTCGACGCCGCGCGCGAGGCGGAGGCGCAGGTGCCACTGCGTCCGTCGCCGATGCCGTGGGGTGAGACGGTGGCCTACGTCCGCGACCCGGAGGGCACCATGCTGCTGGTCATCCAGGCGCCTGCGTAG
- a CDS encoding glycosyltransferase 87 family protein — protein sequence MRIRLPRPETRNSARTVWLFFALVHAGFLARLLPFIIGGGVLSDVRFYREWAYQALGDGVWQGIDTAWVYPAGALAPMLVAAAFGPYLYQLAWFVLFAGLNAVGVAALIRRGTPSSYTAAYWWLTVTALLGPVAVGRIDGLTAPLVITALLIVAARPFVASLLLSAATWMKVWPAAVVLAALVVVREGRLRVLAAGVALTAGIAVVVAVFGDVRNLTGFLSAQGARGMQLEAPLSTPGVWQAITGTSGAYFFEDEVINTMEVRGALSGLVGDLMSPLLALTVLLVAVFLGIALHRGAEPGALLATGSLALVSTLVVFNKVGSPQFMLWIAATIAAGLVLDRAAEWRYPAVAMLATAALTTLVYPVFYDALRYDLNPAVAVLLTLRNLLVVSIFVWSLVRLGHLTARARSAAEAAAPRSA from the coding sequence GTGCGCATCCGCCTGCCCCGTCCGGAGACCCGCAACAGCGCCCGCACGGTCTGGTTGTTCTTCGCCCTCGTCCACGCCGGATTCCTCGCGCGGCTGCTGCCCTTCATCATCGGCGGGGGGGTGCTCAGCGACGTCCGCTTCTACCGGGAGTGGGCCTACCAGGCGCTGGGTGACGGGGTGTGGCAGGGCATCGACACGGCGTGGGTCTACCCGGCCGGCGCCCTCGCCCCGATGCTCGTCGCCGCGGCGTTCGGGCCGTATCTGTACCAGCTCGCCTGGTTCGTGCTCTTCGCGGGCCTCAACGCCGTCGGTGTCGCCGCGCTGATCCGGCGGGGCACGCCGTCGTCGTACACGGCCGCCTACTGGTGGCTCACCGTGACCGCGCTCCTCGGACCCGTGGCCGTGGGCAGGATCGACGGGCTGACCGCGCCGCTGGTCATCACCGCGCTGCTGATCGTCGCCGCGCGCCCGTTCGTCGCGTCCCTCCTGCTCAGCGCCGCCACGTGGATGAAGGTGTGGCCGGCCGCGGTGGTGCTCGCGGCGCTCGTCGTCGTCCGTGAGGGACGGCTCCGGGTCCTCGCGGCGGGCGTGGCGCTCACGGCGGGCATCGCCGTCGTGGTGGCGGTGTTCGGCGACGTCCGCAACCTCACCGGCTTCCTGAGCGCGCAGGGCGCCCGCGGCATGCAGCTCGAGGCGCCGCTCAGCACGCCGGGCGTGTGGCAGGCGATCACCGGGACCTCCGGCGCCTACTTCTTCGAGGACGAGGTCATCAACACCATGGAGGTCCGCGGTGCCCTGAGCGGGCTGGTGGGGGACCTGATGTCCCCGCTGCTCGCCCTCACGGTGCTCCTGGTCGCCGTGTTCCTCGGGATCGCCCTGCACCGCGGCGCCGAGCCGGGCGCACTGCTCGCCACCGGGTCGCTGGCCCTCGTCAGCACCCTCGTGGTGTTCAACAAGGTGGGCTCACCGCAGTTCATGCTGTGGATCGCGGCGACGATCGCGGCCGGCCTCGTGCTGGACCGGGCGGCGGAGTGGCGCTACCCGGCCGTCGCGATGCTCGCCACGGCCGCCCTGACCACACTCGTCTATCCCGTGTTCTACGACGCCCTGCGCTACGACCTGAACCCCGCAGTCGCCGTCCTGCTGACCCTGCGGAACCTGCTCGTGGTGAGCATCTTCGTGTGGTCGCTCGTGCGGTTGGGGCACCTCACGGCGCGGGCGCGGTCGGCCGCGGAGGCCGCCGCACCTAGGAGTGCCTGA
- a CDS encoding SDR family oxidoreductase has protein sequence MTVLIAGCGDLGTEVGLRLAARGERVVGWRRSAGRLPAAIEGVSVDLTQHLPTIPADTDVVLIATAAGDRTEAAYRSAYVEATRNVLAALERDGVMPRRILFVSSTAVYGDFDGAFVTEESPAESTAPTARLVREAEQVLLEGSAHGTVLRLSGIYGPGRTRLIDQVRSGSAVLPVEPQWTNRIHRDDAAAAIVHLVTEVASPAPIYLGSDELPVDLGEVLRFLAAELDLPVPPPGEPTSGRGGARRVDSSLLRGTGFTFGYPTYREGYRAVLAGQGVRHS, from the coding sequence ATGACGGTGCTGATAGCGGGCTGCGGGGATCTCGGGACCGAGGTGGGGCTGCGACTGGCCGCACGGGGCGAGCGCGTGGTCGGCTGGCGCCGCTCCGCCGGACGCCTCCCCGCCGCGATCGAGGGCGTGTCCGTCGACCTGACGCAGCACCTGCCGACCATCCCGGCGGACACCGACGTCGTCCTCATCGCCACCGCCGCGGGAGACCGCACGGAGGCCGCCTACCGCAGCGCCTACGTGGAGGCCACCCGCAACGTCCTGGCCGCACTCGAGCGCGACGGTGTCATGCCCCGGCGGATCCTCTTCGTGTCCTCCACGGCGGTGTACGGGGACTTCGACGGCGCCTTCGTCACCGAGGAGTCACCCGCGGAGAGCACGGCCCCCACGGCCCGGCTGGTCCGGGAGGCCGAGCAGGTCCTCCTCGAGGGCTCGGCCCACGGGACGGTCCTCCGCCTCTCGGGCATCTACGGCCCCGGCCGCACCCGCCTGATCGACCAGGTGCGGAGCGGGAGCGCGGTGCTGCCGGTGGAACCGCAGTGGACCAACCGGATCCACCGCGACGACGCCGCGGCCGCGATCGTGCACCTGGTCACCGAGGTGGCCTCCCCCGCGCCGATCTACCTCGGCAGCGACGAACTGCCCGTGGATCTCGGCGAGGTGCTGCGCTTCCTGGCCGCCGAACTGGACCTGCCGGTCCCGCCCCCGGGCGAGCCGACGTCGGGCCGTGGTGGTGCCCGCCGCGTGGACAGCAGCCTGCTCCGCGGGACCGGCTTCACCTTCGGCTACCCGACCTACCGCGAGGGCTACCGGGCGGTGCTCGCCGGGCAGGGCGTCAGGCACTCCTAG
- the glsA gene encoding glutaminase A, giving the protein MESPIESYLKTIHREISELRDGKPYSSIPAMANVDPDNFGICLTTVDGYMYEVGDTREEFTIQSISKPFTYGLALADLGMEAVDAKVDVEPSGDTFNEISLAPGSGRPSNAMINAGALTATSLVRSRGGNTRFKRILSTYSQFAGRQLGVDEEIFRSELDHGHRNRALAYLLRSFDIIESDPTPVIEDYFRQCSVMVNCMDLSVMAATLANSGRNPITGVEALDLLSVERVLSVMTTCGMYDDAGSWISTVGMPAKSGVAGGTIAVLPGQVGLAIYSPPLDEHGSSVRGMATSQRLSRDMELHFVRAARAGKSAIRATYDILAAPSGIRRTEEAMDVLRDHAHQARVIELNGDLLFAGTESMVRELSGLDDDVDFVILDLRRVDEVADVSLRLLGEVRENLTKVGCDLVLIDGEGTLAETFKDVDRPVPTFDTRTAAVEWCENELITRYGGDLLLPSKVEVSQCPALSPLTRGEVEALTLRMEDRTYEKGHVVRRVGQSFGGVYFILSGKIVTSVPGPSGERLKLTTLSAGMTFGELALGSDDRQETTVKALEDVHVKVLTAQAIRAIEKEDPNLAVELWKALTRDAYTRVDLYLRETAVRIRD; this is encoded by the coding sequence ATGGAATCGCCGATCGAGAGCTACCTGAAGACCATCCACCGGGAGATCTCCGAACTCAGGGACGGCAAGCCCTACAGCTCCATCCCGGCGATGGCGAACGTCGATCCCGACAACTTCGGGATCTGCCTGACGACGGTGGACGGCTACATGTACGAGGTCGGCGACACCCGCGAGGAATTCACCATCCAGTCCATCTCGAAGCCCTTCACCTACGGGCTGGCCCTAGCCGACCTCGGCATGGAGGCCGTGGACGCGAAGGTCGACGTCGAGCCCTCCGGGGACACGTTCAACGAGATCTCCCTCGCACCCGGGAGCGGCCGGCCCTCCAACGCCATGATCAACGCGGGCGCGCTCACGGCCACGTCCCTCGTCCGGTCGCGCGGCGGCAACACGCGCTTCAAGCGCATCCTCAGCACCTACTCGCAGTTCGCGGGCCGCCAACTGGGCGTCGACGAGGAGATCTTCCGCTCGGAGCTCGACCACGGCCACCGCAACCGCGCGCTCGCCTACCTGCTGCGATCCTTCGACATCATCGAGTCGGATCCGACGCCCGTCATCGAGGACTACTTCCGGCAGTGCTCGGTGATGGTCAACTGCATGGACCTCTCCGTCATGGCCGCCACGCTCGCGAACTCGGGCCGCAACCCGATCACGGGCGTCGAGGCGCTGGACCTGCTCTCCGTGGAACGCGTGCTGTCCGTCATGACCACGTGCGGCATGTACGACGACGCCGGATCCTGGATCAGCACGGTGGGGATGCCCGCCAAGAGCGGCGTGGCCGGTGGGACGATCGCCGTCCTGCCGGGCCAGGTGGGCCTCGCCATCTACTCGCCGCCCCTCGACGAGCACGGCAGCAGCGTCCGCGGCATGGCCACGAGCCAGCGCCTCTCCCGCGACATGGAACTGCACTTCGTCCGGGCCGCGCGCGCCGGGAAGTCCGCCATCCGCGCCACCTACGACATCCTGGCCGCGCCGTCGGGCATCCGGCGGACGGAGGAGGCGATGGACGTCCTCCGCGACCACGCGCACCAGGCCAGGGTGATCGAACTCAACGGCGACCTGCTCTTCGCGGGGACGGAGTCCATGGTGCGCGAGCTGAGCGGACTCGACGACGACGTCGACTTCGTGATCCTCGACCTGCGCCGCGTCGACGAGGTCGCCGACGTCTCGCTGCGCCTGCTCGGCGAGGTGCGGGAGAACCTCACGAAGGTGGGGTGCGACCTCGTGCTGATCGACGGCGAGGGCACCCTCGCGGAGACCTTCAAGGACGTGGACCGGCCCGTCCCCACCTTCGACACGCGCACCGCCGCCGTCGAATGGTGCGAGAACGAGCTCATCACGCGGTACGGCGGGGACCTCCTGCTCCCCTCGAAGGTCGAGGTGTCCCAGTGCCCGGCGCTGAGCCCGCTCACCCGCGGGGAGGTCGAGGCCCTGACGCTCCGGATGGAGGACCGCACCTACGAGAAGGGCCACGTGGTGCGGCGCGTGGGGCAGTCCTTCGGCGGCGTCTACTTCATCCTCTCCGGCAAGATCGTCACGTCGGTGCCCGGGCCCTCCGGCGAGCGCCTCAAGCTGACCACCCTGAGCGCCGGCATGACGTTCGGCGAGCTGGCGCTCGGCAGCGACGACCGCCAGGAGACCACCGTCAAGGCGCTGGAGGACGTGCACGTGAAGGTGCTGACGGCCCAGGCCATCCGGGCCATCGAGAAGGAGGACCCGAACCTCGCCGTCGAACTCTGGAAGGCGCTCACCCGGGACGCCTACACGCGCGTGGACCTGTACCTGCGCGAGACCGCGGTGCGGATCCGTGACTAG
- a CDS encoding APC family permease: MIGFGWVVLTGGWIASAGTGGAVLAMVTGGVIMGVVGLTYAELTAAMPKAGGEHNFLLRGMGPRWSFVGSWAITGGYVTIVAFEAVALPRTAEYIFPGLSRIPLWTVAGDEVHLTWALVGAVAAVVVTLVNIRGVKIAGAAQTFVVVFLLVIGLILVFGSVTGGSAANMEPFFTGGSAGFFAVLVVVPFLFVGFDVIPQSAEEVDIPARQIGRLVVVAVILATIWYVMTILTTSSAMPAGEIAVADIATADAMGAMFGSDLMANVLIAGGIAGILTSWNSLLLGASRLMYSMARSGMLPRWFGVLHPRYRTPVNALIFIGALSFAAPFFGTQMLGWLVDSGAPSIVLAYILVSLVFVILRRREPAMERPLRIGGAGNGGAVIGWIAVVLCIALLSLYLPGMPAALTPPPWILFGLWWVLGLVFLLRIPRGIAPGHDAEERLLERLAARPGQVR, encoded by the coding sequence ATGATCGGCTTCGGCTGGGTGGTCCTGACCGGTGGCTGGATCGCCTCGGCCGGTACCGGCGGGGCAGTCCTCGCGATGGTGACGGGCGGCGTCATCATGGGCGTCGTGGGCCTGACGTACGCCGAGCTGACCGCCGCCATGCCGAAAGCGGGCGGAGAGCACAACTTCCTCCTCCGCGGCATGGGACCCCGCTGGTCCTTCGTGGGATCCTGGGCCATCACCGGCGGTTACGTCACGATCGTCGCCTTCGAGGCCGTGGCGCTCCCGCGGACCGCCGAGTACATCTTCCCCGGCCTCAGCAGGATTCCCCTCTGGACGGTCGCCGGCGACGAGGTGCACCTGACCTGGGCGCTCGTCGGTGCGGTCGCGGCCGTCGTCGTCACCCTGGTCAACATCCGCGGCGTGAAGATCGCGGGAGCCGCGCAGACCTTCGTGGTCGTGTTCCTCCTCGTCATCGGGCTGATCCTGGTCTTCGGCAGCGTCACGGGCGGCTCGGCGGCCAACATGGAGCCCTTCTTCACGGGCGGCTCGGCCGGATTCTTCGCCGTCCTCGTCGTGGTGCCGTTCCTGTTCGTCGGCTTCGACGTCATCCCGCAGTCCGCGGAGGAGGTGGACATCCCCGCACGGCAGATCGGCCGCCTCGTCGTCGTCGCCGTGATCCTCGCGACCATCTGGTACGTGATGACCATCCTCACCACCTCGTCCGCCATGCCGGCGGGCGAGATCGCCGTCGCCGACATCGCGACGGCCGACGCCATGGGCGCGATGTTCGGCTCGGACCTCATGGCCAACGTGCTCATCGCCGGCGGCATCGCGGGCATCCTCACCTCCTGGAACTCGCTGCTCCTCGGCGCGTCCCGCCTCATGTACTCCATGGCCCGCTCCGGCATGCTCCCCCGCTGGTTCGGCGTGCTGCACCCGCGCTACCGGACCCCGGTCAACGCCCTGATCTTCATCGGCGCGCTGTCCTTCGCGGCCCCGTTCTTCGGCACGCAGATGCTCGGCTGGCTCGTCGACTCCGGCGCCCCCAGCATCGTCCTCGCCTACATCCTGGTCTCGCTCGTCTTCGTGATCCTGCGCCGCCGCGAACCGGCCATGGAGCGGCCGCTGCGCATCGGCGGGGCGGGCAACGGCGGCGCGGTGATCGGCTGGATCGCCGTCGTCCTCTGCATCGCCCTGCTCAGCCTGTACCTGCCCGGCATGCCCGCGGCACTGACGCCCCCGCCGTGGATCCTGTTCGGCCTGTGGTGGGTCCTGGGGCTCGTCTTCCTGCTGCGGATCCCCCGCGGGATCGCGCCCGGGCACGACGCCGAGGAACGGCTCCTCGAGCGGCTCGCCGCCCGCCCGGGGCAGGTCCGCTGA
- a CDS encoding pentapeptide repeat-containing protein encodes MPPRPTRGTTNAPRLSLQPPGGLTRVEAPELLDGDHREGEHYGKLVLDGEDLSGITLQECLLEAVSLNDADLRGARFLGCSFEDLFAPVLRAPRSTWRETSLRGTRWGSAELYDTRLDGVHLDGGKLDYVNLRSARLTDVLVSGCIIGELDLTGARATRLALQDCTIGTLTLDGARLTDVDLRTSSFRGINGLDGLRGATIDEHQLLMLAPFLAEGMGLRVEA; translated from the coding sequence ATGCCACCACGCCCCACGCGCGGCACGACGAACGCGCCACGCCTGTCCCTGCAGCCGCCCGGGGGCCTCACGCGCGTCGAGGCGCCGGAACTGCTGGACGGTGATCACCGGGAGGGTGAGCACTACGGGAAGCTGGTGCTCGACGGCGAGGACCTGTCCGGGATCACCCTGCAGGAGTGCCTGCTCGAGGCCGTGTCCCTGAACGACGCCGACCTGCGGGGCGCCCGCTTCCTCGGCTGCTCCTTCGAGGACCTCTTCGCGCCGGTCCTCCGCGCGCCGCGCAGCACCTGGCGTGAGACCTCGCTGCGCGGCACACGGTGGGGATCGGCGGAGCTGTACGACACCAGGCTCGACGGCGTCCACCTCGACGGCGGGAAGCTGGACTACGTGAACCTGCGCAGCGCCCGGCTGACGGACGTCCTCGTGAGCGGATGCATCATCGGCGAGCTCGACCTCACCGGTGCGCGGGCCACCCGCCTGGCCCTGCAGGACTGCACGATCGGCACCCTCACGCTCGACGGCGCCCGGCTGACGGACGTGGATCTCCGCACCAGCAGCTTCCGGGGCATCAACGGCCTCGACGGGCTGCGGGGCGCCACCATCGACGAGCACCAGCTGCTGATGCTGGCGCCCTTCCTCGCCGAGGGCATGGGGCTGCGGGTCGAGGCCTGA
- a CDS encoding NmrA family NAD(P)-binding protein: protein MSSPVLVTGATGNVGRPLVTALRTMGVPVRPASRRGTEPGGIAFDFGVPETWPSAFDGVATMFLVRPPHLANIARDMVPSLEEARRRGVRHVVLLSVQGADRVPILPHARLERWLRASGMAWTFLRPSYFDQNLSTVFAADIRDHDRILVPAGAGRTAFVDALDVASVAATVLRDPGLHRGRSWSPTGREALTYAEVARTLSEVLGRTVTYRDPGIVGYFRHARADLGMDTARALTTTVIHATARLGVAKHLTDDVRRVTGQDPLSFRSFVDRERTVWERPGGERPGGERPGA from the coding sequence GTGTCCTCCCCCGTCCTCGTCACCGGAGCCACCGGCAATGTGGGCCGACCCCTGGTGACAGCCCTGCGTACCATGGGCGTCCCCGTCCGCCCGGCGAGCCGCCGCGGGACGGAGCCCGGGGGAATCGCCTTCGACTTCGGCGTCCCGGAGACCTGGCCGTCGGCCTTCGACGGCGTGGCCACGATGTTCCTCGTCCGGCCGCCGCACCTGGCGAACATCGCGCGGGACATGGTGCCGTCCCTCGAGGAGGCGCGCCGCCGCGGCGTGCGGCACGTGGTCCTGCTCTCCGTGCAGGGCGCGGACCGGGTCCCGATCCTGCCGCACGCCCGGCTGGAGCGGTGGCTCCGGGCTTCGGGCATGGCCTGGACGTTCCTCCGGCCGTCCTACTTCGACCAGAACCTCAGCACCGTGTTCGCGGCGGACATCCGCGACCACGACCGCATCCTCGTCCCGGCGGGAGCAGGCCGGACGGCGTTCGTGGACGCCCTCGACGTCGCGTCCGTCGCCGCCACGGTGCTCCGCGACCCCGGCCTCCACCGCGGGCGGTCCTGGTCCCCGACGGGCCGTGAGGCGCTCACCTACGCGGAGGTGGCCCGGACCCTGTCGGAGGTGCTCGGCCGAACCGTGACCTACCGCGACCCCGGCATCGTCGGGTACTTCCGGCACGCCCGGGCGGATCTCGGGATGGACACGGCCAGGGCTCTCACCACCACCGTCATCCACGCCACCGCCCGGCTGGGCGTCGCGAAGCACCTCACGGACGACGTACGGCGGGTCACGGGACAGGACCCGCTGTCCTTCCGGTCCTTCGTGGACCGGGAGCGGACCGTCTGGGAACGGCCCGGCGGGGAACGGCCGGGCGGGGAGCGGCCCGGCGCCTAG